The nucleotide sequence GAACCAGTTCCAGCTGGGCCTCCGCTACGAGCCGATCCGCGGGCTGTACGTGCGGCCGTCGTTCCTGCTGTTCACCAAGTACTACGCCGCCTTCAATCCCGAGAACATCGTGAACCCGGCCACGCGCACCGATTCCTACCGCCTGCCCACCAGCCGCAACCTCGACCTGCACTTCGGCTACGACATCAAGCCGCTGTTCAACGACCGGGTGAAGCTGGGCCTGAAGGCCTCGGTGCTCAACGTGCTGGACGAGTACTACTTCACCGACGTTTCGAACCGCAACAACTCCAACGTCGTCGACCCCAACCTGATCCAGGCGTTCTTCAACCGGGGCCGCACGTTCACGGTAGGTTTGTCGGCTACGCTGTAGAGTGGCTGCGTGATGGAGTAACTGAATAGTTTCTGTATCTCCACGCAAAAGCGCTGGCTTCCTGAGGGGGGGCGGCGCTTTTGCGTTGTGGCGGTGAGGCATGGCAACAGGCTGTAAAGCCCGTGGAAAAGCAAAAGCGTCGGCTGCCATCTGGCAACCGACGCTTTTGCTTTATCGGATGAATGAAATCAGCTACTCAGCTACTCTACAGCGTAGCCAGTGCCGGGCGCGACTCGTTGTTGTTGTAGGCGGCCAGAATGGCGCCGCGTACTTCCTCCGGGCTGGCGTTTTTGAGCAGGTAGCCGTGGGCCCCTTCGGCTTTGAGGCTCTCAATCAGCTCGGGCTCGTCGTGCATGGAGATGATGATGACGCGGATGCGCGGGTACTGGGCGCGCAGCAGGCGCACGGTCTGCAGGCCGTCGAGGTTGGGCATCTGCAGGTCCATGAGGATAACGTCGGGCAGGTTGCCTTGGTCGAGACGCTGGAGCAGCTCCTCGCCGTCGCCGGCTTCAAAGAGCACTTCCATGCCCGGGAAGCCGCTGATCAGCGCCCGCAGGCCTTTACGGAAAAGGATGTGGTCGTCGGTAACGGCAAGACGAATAGTAGCAGGTGTCATAGGGCGGGAGAAAAGGCAGGAGCCTGATTGGTAGTAAGATACGGAAGGGGGCAGGATATCCAAACGCGGCTACCAGCCCCCGTTTCCGACTCGTAGCGGAGGGTGCCTTGCAGCACGGCTACGCGGCTGCGCAGGTTGGTGAGGCCATGGCCAGTGCGGGCGCCAGGCAGCGGCGCCGCTTCCACCAGCGCGGGGTCGAAGCCAACCCCGTCGTCGGAGTAGTGAACGGAAAGCACGTCGGGACCGAAGTCGACGACGATGTGGATGGTTTCGGCGTGGGCGTGGCGCAGGCCGTTGCCGAGCAGCTCCTGCACCACGCGGTACACGATCAGCTCGTATTTGGGGTCGAGGCGGCGGGGCTGGCCTTTCTGCTCCAGCGTGAGGTGGGTGGCGCCATCAGCGGGCACGGTGCGGGCCAGGGCATCCAGCGCAAACGGCAGCCCGAACTTCTGCAGGGCCGCCGGCAGCAGGTTGCGCGAAATACGGCGCACCTCGGTGATGGCCTGGTCGAGCAGGGCGGTGGCTTCCTGGGTGTAGGTGGGCTGGCCCAGCGTGCTCAGGTGCAGCTTCACAATGGCCAGGGTGGTGCCCACGCCGTCGTGCAGGTCGGCGGCAATGCGGCGGCGCTCTTCTTCCTGCGCCAGCAGGGCCGCTTCCAGTGCTTGCTGCTGGCCCATTTCGCGGGCTTGCCGAAGCTGCTCCTGCTGCCGCAGCAGCCGGCGCTGGTAGCGCAGCACAAACGCCACGATACCCAGCGCCAGCAACAGCAGCACCGGAGTAGCCAGCAGTACCGGAATCAGCCAGTTGTTCATGAACGCGAAAAAGACAAACGCCGGGTGACGAGAATAATTACCAGGGCAGGCAGCAAGGAGACAAAAGCGAGGAAGATAGAAAGTAAAGCTACTGGATTTTGCCCCGGTAATCCCAACACGGCAAACTGCCCCTCCATGCTTTGCTTATGCCAGCTGATCGGAAAAGTACGGTGCTACATCTGAAATCACCACAGTCCAGCTGCAATTTCAAGTAGGCTGCCGGCGGCTATCTGTGGCTGATGTGTTGAGAGTGGGAGCCTCCGGCAACGTGCAGTTGCTGCTTAGCCGAGGGCGCGGCCAGGACGGCTCGCCAGCCAGAAGGCCCGCGTCAGGAGTAGGTGCAGCCCCAGATTAACGACGCTCAGCCCTGCGTACGCCAGGCGAAGCTCGGGACCCGGAATCAGGTGGCTCGTCAGAAACAGCGTGATAGTGCTCGAATAGAACAGTAGGAACCCTACACTGACTACAAACATGGCATCCTGCCAGAGGCTGGTGGAGCGCAGTTCCAGCAAGATCTGCTCGAAATACAGCAG is from Hymenobacter yonginensis and encodes:
- a CDS encoding sensor histidine kinase codes for the protein MNNWLIPVLLATPVLLLLALGIVAFVLRYQRRLLRQQEQLRQAREMGQQQALEAALLAQEEERRRIAADLHDGVGTTLAIVKLHLSTLGQPTYTQEATALLDQAITEVRRISRNLLPAALQKFGLPFALDALARTVPADGATHLTLEQKGQPRRLDPKYELIVYRVVQELLGNGLRHAHAETIHIVVDFGPDVLSVHYSDDGVGFDPALVEAAPLPGARTGHGLTNLRSRVAVLQGTLRYESETGAGSRVWISCPLPYLTTNQAPAFSPAL
- a CDS encoding response regulator; this translates as MTPATIRLAVTDDHILFRKGLRALISGFPGMEVLFEAGDGEELLQRLDQGNLPDVILMDLQMPNLDGLQTVRLLRAQYPRIRVIIISMHDEPELIESLKAEGAHGYLLKNASPEEVRGAILAAYNNNESRPALATL